The Pimelobacter simplex genomic sequence ACCCGGTCACCTGGCAGCTCGGCGCCCTCGACTTCTGGGACCTGCTCGTCGACGGCGCCGACTCGATCGTCTTCCGGCTCATGTTCAATAGCCTGCGCACGGCGTACGAGCCGGCGCTGCCCGCGCTCGGGACGCTCCTCGCCGAGGAGGTCGGCCAGGTCGAGCCCTACCGCCTGCTCGCCGCCGCGATCCGGGCCGGCGATGCGGCGACGGCGCGCGCCGCGGCCACCCGGGTGCTCACCCCGACCGCCGAGGCGCTGCTGTCGGCGTTCGCCGCGGTAGAGGCGGACCAGTGAGCCCGCGCGAGGTCGAGGCCTTCGCCGAGCAGCAGGTCGCCAGCGACGCCCGTCGTACGAACCTCACGATGGGTCAGGTGCTGCGCGAGTTCTGGCGGCACCCGAGTCCCTACCTGCTCACCGCGGCCCTCGGCGCCGCGATCACCGGACGGGTCCTCGCTGGCCCGGGGAGCTGGTGGGAGCTGGCGATCCCGGTCGGCCTGGTCGCGATCCTGCCGGTCGTGGAGTGGGTGGTCCACGTGGGCATCCTGCACTGGCGTCCCCGCCGGGTCGCCGGGGTGCGCATCGACCCCCTCCTCGCCCGCAAGCACCGCGCCCACCACGCCGACCCGCGCGCCCTCCCGCTCGTCTTCATCCCCTGGCAGGTCCAGCTCTACCTGGCGCCGACCTGGGCCGCCGTCGCCTGGTTGGTCACGCCGACGACGAGCTCGATGTTCACGCTGCTGGTGGCGGTCTACGCGATCAAGTCCGGCTACGAGTGGACGCACTACCTGCTCCACAGCGACTACCGGCCGCGCTCGGAGCGCTACCGCAAGATCTGGCGCAACCACCGGCTGCACCACTACAAGAGCGAGCACTACTGGTTCACCGTCACCTCCGCCGGTACGGCGGACCGGCTGTTCGGCACTGCCCCCGACCCGAGCACCGTGCCGACCTCGCCGACCGCCCGCAACCTGCACGGATCCGTGTGAGGATGCACGGCGTGCGGATCCACCACCTCAACTGCGCGACCATGCGCCCGGCCCTCGGGCCGGCGATGGTCGCCCACGTGCTGCTCCTGGAGCGTCCGGACGGTCTCGCCCTGGTCGACACCGGCTTCGGCACCGACGACCTGGCCCAGCGCCGGCGGCTCGGCCTGCCCTTCCTGACCACCGTCCGGCCCGTCCTCGACCCGGCCGAGACCGCGCTGGCGCAGGTCAAGGCGCGCGGCTTCGCGGCGGCCGACGTCACCGACATCGTGCTCACCCACCTCGACCTCGACCACGCCGGCGGGATCGGCGACTTCCCGCAGGCGCGGGTGCACGTGCACGCGCGCGAGCACGCCGCCGCGATGGCGCCGAGCGCCCGCGAGAAGGCCCGCTACGTCTCCGGCCAGTGGGCGCACGGTCCGCGCTGGACGCCGCACACCGAGGGCAGCGACGCGTGGTTCGGCTTCCCGTCGGTCACCGCACTCGACGATGACGTCCTGATCATCCCGCTGCCCGGGCACACCCGCGGGCACGCCGGGGTCGCCGTACGACGCGACGACGGGACCTGGCTGCTCCACGCCGGCGACGCCTTCTTCCACGGCGGTCAGCTCGACGTACCGCCGCGCTGCCCGGCGTCGCTCACCGCCTTCCAGCGGCTGATGGCGGTCGACAACCGGCGCCGGCTCGACAACCTCGCCCGGCTCCAGGAGCTCGCCCAGAGTCGCTCCGGCGAGGTCACCATCGTCTGCGCCCACGACCAGGCTCAGTACGACGCCCTGCGCACGGGGATCAGTCCGGGCACACCGTGAACGGCAGGTGGTGGGTCCGGGTCAACCGGGCCGCCGCCGCCGGGTCCGCGAGCACGTAGCCCAGCCGGCCGCTCGCCGGGTCGGCCACGCCGCGGCTCATCACGAGCCCGAAGTCCGGGTCGGTCGGCGGCATCACGTCGGCCAGCCGGGCGCGCTCGAAGGCGTCGGAGCGCTCCGCGCCGAGCCGCGCGGTGACCAGGTCGGTGCCGAGCGCGACGGAGTAGGCGTTCAGCGGGTCCAGGCTGTCGAGCGCGGCCGCGGGCGCGGCGGCCAGCTGGGCCTGCATGCCCGCACCGAAGACGGTGTCGAACGGGTCGCACCCCCGCTGCAGGTACGTCGCCACGGCCTCGCCGCCGCTCAGCGCGACCAGGTCCGGCTCGGCCGCCCACGACTGCGCGGCCTCGGGCGGCGCCACCGAGGTGACCAGCCGCCGGTCGACGTCGACCACCGCGCCGCGCAGCGGGCCGGCACCGGCCTCCACCGCACGCCGTACGGCGGCCATCGCGATGTCGTCGCGGAACGCCAGCACCCAGCCGTCCGCGCCGCCACCGGAATAGGTCGCCTCCCAGGCAACATCGTCCTGGCCGAAGCCGAACCGGTCGCGCAGCTGGGCCTCGGCCGGGCGGAGCAGGCCGGTCGACAGGCTGGCCGTGCGCGGCACCTGGCGCCAGAATCGCTCCCTCTCGGGAGCCGGGCTCGCGCCCTTGAGCGTGGCGAAGCCGAGGACCAGGCGGAGCTGGTCGAAGTCGGTGACCGCGAGGGTGGTCGCGGCGGTGGGCACGAGGGCCAGCACGGCGGCGGACGGCTCCTGCGATCCGTCGTACTCGCTGACCACGGCCTGGGGCTCGGCAGAGCGCTGGTAGACGGGCTTCGGGTCGCTGCTGCAGGCGGCCA encodes the following:
- a CDS encoding sterol desaturase family protein gives rise to the protein MSPREVEAFAEQQVASDARRTNLTMGQVLREFWRHPSPYLLTAALGAAITGRVLAGPGSWWELAIPVGLVAILPVVEWVVHVGILHWRPRRVAGVRIDPLLARKHRAHHADPRALPLVFIPWQVQLYLAPTWAAVAWLVTPTTSSMFTLLVAVYAIKSGYEWTHYLLHSDYRPRSERYRKIWRNHRLHHYKSEHYWFTVTSAGTADRLFGTAPDPSTVPTSPTARNLHGSV
- a CDS encoding MBL fold metallo-hydrolase, which codes for MRIHHLNCATMRPALGPAMVAHVLLLERPDGLALVDTGFGTDDLAQRRRLGLPFLTTVRPVLDPAETALAQVKARGFAAADVTDIVLTHLDLDHAGGIGDFPQARVHVHAREHAAAMAPSAREKARYVSGQWAHGPRWTPHTEGSDAWFGFPSVTALDDDVLIIPLPGHTRGHAGVAVRRDDGTWLLHAGDAFFHGGQLDVPPRCPASLTAFQRLMAVDNRRRLDNLARLQELAQSRSGEVTIVCAHDQAQYDALRTGISPGTP